The genomic DNA CCTTTCATCGGACTAGTCCCTACTGTCTTAGTGTCACATTTAATCTCTGTACCACAATACCTACAGTTAGCAAACTTATCATCCTCTACCCTTTGTATGAAGTGTTGCCATACCTCTGCTCGTTTAGCAaactttttctttggtttcggTGGCAAACCAGAGTCTGGTGTCGCCCTCTTTCTAGTTGCACCATGTTCTTCTCTGGTTACAGGTTCTCCAGTGACAGCAGGTTCCTCTTCGTTAATACCTTGAGAAGCCATCTACAAAAAAGTACAAGTTTGGCATTAGACAAAGTAAATGcaataaaaaatttagggttATAGTTTAATCTTTGAAATCTGAAGATTAACATGAACAAAACCTCATAAATAAAAACCCAgatgaagaaagatgaaaaattaaaaatgaatcgGTTTCtcaaaaattagggttagagtttttgttttcaaatctgAAATTAAAGATGGAGAATTATAGATTTTAAGATGATCTTACAAAACAAAGGGTTTACAGACAATTTCACAAACTAAGGCAAAGAAGAAAGCATTACCACTCTGAAACTCGCGGTTAGGATTTGTGTTAGACAAAGTCGATTTCTACACAACGTCTGACAGAAAGAGGAGCTGTATGtgacgatgatgaagaaaagaggtgatgatgatgggtgATTGAGAGGTTTCTCGACTAATCTCACTTCGTAATCGCCTATTTTCAGAGAGAGGTAAGATCGAAACTCGAAAGTCAAAACCGAGGACAAGAAATGAGTTAGTGTCGGCAATATTTGTTTATAGGGCAACATGTTTTTactaagtaaaaataaaataaaaatattagtggACTGGatcacatattttgtttttattggatattagttaaacaaaaaaattagtggATCACGTGGTCCATCAAACTTTTGTTGGGCTTACTAAAAAACAATGAGAAGCAGCCCAAtgccaaaacaaattaaaaagaacaaaatagaaTTTATCTAACCTAAATCGATGGTGAGAGAGAAGGGATTAATGGCCGCCACCTGCGACTTCTCCTTCTGCAAAACACACAGAGGCtaacaagtgaagaagaagatggagtgATGTAGAACAGAAACCGAATAACCGATCGGTTTTAGGccaccgaaccgaaccgaatcaaAAACCGAAATCCCCTAAAAATTCTGCCGATCGGTTCGCTCCATCCTTCATCTCCGGCACCGAAAACCGAAAAAGTCggttctttcggttcggttctttcggttcggttctttCGGTTTATTCCGAACGCCCAGGACTAGAAAATGGCATCTAAAAAGGTTTCATTCttgtttatatattcatttttctatGTGTCCTCTCAACCACAGGTAATCATTTTATTTGGCATATGGTTCCCTTCAGTTAAATAGATTTACGATATCAGATATTCTTCAGATTAATTATTTACGTTTAGTTGGAATTATTCACAATATCTATTATACATTCAAAAGTTAATGTGTTTACCTGATTCATAGAAAACatcatttcttattttcttattttagcaaataaaaCCATTAATTTTCCTTTCAACATAGACTGATGGAATTTGGAGAAGCACAAAACCCAACGGGAAAAAAATGCGAAGATCCAAACGGCGTGGACAGAAAATCGAAGTGTTAAGGATACACCAATGAACAAGGGTTTCTCGGTGGTTCTTGTCAAGGATACACCAATCATTATATGTGTGAGTGTTATGTAGGAGTTAAACAGACATCTCACTGATATAAGTTTctactcatatataaaaatgtaacgTTTTCTTCTCTTGGATACTAGTTATTATAAAGTTCTTgtcttatatattattatgattttgcaACTAATGCcatgattttctcaaatcctGCAATACTTTTTGTGTGTACAAAATGAAATATGTTTCTATTATTCAAATTTATCAAATCTAAGAATGAAATATTGTAAGTTTTACATATGATAAAGTTTAAAAGAATAGAATCATATTCTATTTggtacatacaaaaaaaattgttgttggatttgataaagattttaaaataataatagaaacaaATTTCAATACACGTTTATGGAAATACTTGGCCACAAATTATATCtaagacttttaaaataataaaaatatattttattacacAACTAATTCAATAATTGGCTAAatgtgagtatatatatataaaaaacatccctatttttatagaaaaatatccataaaggtttgaaatttattataaatctataatatatgaaactcttttaaacttatatatttGGGGTCTAAAAAAGTCTATTTCCTTGtctaaattcatatattttgtattttgtgaaaaaaaaaaacttcgataAGAAAATGGCATCTAACAAATTCACAATTAAACTATGTATCTTCTTCAGGATACATGTTCTTGTCAAATTTTCATCGTCATATTAAGAATAATTAGTGGGATTTATCTGGGAGAATTTGAAagagtaaaatattttgtaatttttgtttatgaatcaatcataaatatataaaataatgagATAATATAGTTTGCGTGTATGAACATCTTATATATCTTACCATTAAACGTTTTAGAATTTTGGTTCAATGTTAATCTTTTTACCAACTATGAAGTTGAACAAGAAATATACCACAGAACTACAGTGACAATATCATCTTCACTACTTTATTCACCAAATCACCTTAACACATAtccttcatatatatatatatatatatatatgcatgcactTTACAAGCAAGTAAGCAACCAATACAACAATAtgaatatactctcaatattgTAAAAACTGGGACAAATCTTAAATCTGGTGTTTAGTCCCACCACACCCTACATCACAATTTCCAGGTAAGCTTATTTATGGTTCTTCcctgaaataatatatatataaatttcccTCCAggaacatttttttatttacttactaCTTCACACACGTACAAATTTTACCTGCTTCTTACGATGATTCCCACACCTTGTAGTCTCTGCCTTCGACAGCTACAGACCAGTTTTTGGATCCGTTTGGTGGTTCGTAATGCCCTGGTCCAATCTTCATTGCAACCTTATCATCTATTATAGCTGCATAGAcatctctctcactcttgtCTATATTCACCTTTATAATAAAccccaaaaacaagaaaacaaaggagGCTAGTTTCAAGATCCGTCGGGTTTCGTAAGATATATGTTTAGAGAATGTGGGTTCCTTAAAGTAGTTTTACCTCACTCCTACAGTGGAGCTTCTGTCTGTtcctgagagagagaagagaagcaatCTCGGAATGATAATCTGAGAAGATATGGTCGAAGAAAACAGCCGGTGTTCCTGGATGAGTCAAGATGTAAGCATATCCTTGCATTTCTTTCCCCTCTGGAAATCTCCAATGGCCCtttagaaacagagaaaaataatcattaaaacGGCTTCAAACAGAGACTTGGTGATAGTTGAACTGGTGAGAAACAAAAACCTGAGTAGAGCCAGTGTCATGATTCTCTATGAATGTTACAGCACGAGAAGGCCACCATCCAACTACACCTGGAGGCTTCCCTTTTGGATCTGAGAGTCTCCAATACTCACATTTTTGAAGAGCCTACACACAGAAAGTTACCAGAtcttatttaccaaaaaaacccCCAATGTCGTATCAAACGGTACAAGATGGATATTTTTAGTACCGCATGAAGAATTCCTTTGGTTGTGACATCAAAAGCACCAGCAGCTCCACTAGTTGCATTAATCCAGTCAACAATCCTCTGACGATGTGCGTCTTGATTGTAGTCCATTTCTCCATACGTGTAACTTAAGGAGTCCCAATATTCACCAACAGCAAAGTACGGTTTGCTAGCATCCATATAGTCTTTCACATAACCTCCCCAAAACCCTCTTACAAAATCAAGCCTCCATCCATCATACCCAACTTCTTCTCTGCAGTTGAATCGAAATGGTAGATGAAATCAGACACGAAAACCAAATCAGtagaaaatcaaagaaatgaCAGGGGAACTTACCTCATCCAGCATAGCCACTCCTTAATATCCTTTCTAACAAAGTCCTGTGAGTGATCTATGTTTGGTGCAGCATGGAAATTATCTCCACTGCTCTTGTTTCCTCTACCCTGAATCAATGTATAACCATCAAAGAATTTGCTTGCATTTTGTTATATAACAATAAGATCAAAGTTCTATTTATATAAAGGGGAAATATACCTGAAAATGAGGGTCATCTGCAACTACTGCCCTATCATCCCAGTTCAAACGTCCTCCAAATAAATTCCATACACCATTTTGATTCTTGAAGTGTGCACAGCGGTGATTCAAAACAGCATCACCTAAAACTTTGATCCCAACCTTGTGAAATTTCCTCACAGTATCTTTTAGCTCATCAATAGTTCCATATCTGAAAGTTAGCAACAAAGACGAGTGGGAAAACAGGTATTCCGATACATgctactatatttttttattatctgatACACACTATCACTGCATCTTGTAACTGTCATAAGACAAAAACAGTTCCACTCTGGCTGACCATGCATTTAAGACAACAAAAACAGCATTCAACCAGAAGTTCATTTCATCCCATTTGACGATTGAACAACCCCAGATTCATGATGAAGTTTTAAGCAACTAAGAGACAATATGACAGTTTAGTCAAAATGTAGAGCTCACCTGGAATTCAAGTTATACAGGTCTTTAGGCATGTACCCTTCAGGTGACACAGATTCTGTCGGTGGAGGTAACCAAAGAACGGTGAATCCAAGTGAAGCTAACTCCTTGGCTTTTTCTTGAAGTTCCAAGTACCATCTCCCTGATTTATGGGACTCCCAGTTGAATCCCTGGCATAATATCTCAAATCCGGAGCCGGTTCCTGAGGAGATTTTAATTTCAGGCTTTTCATCCTCTGATTCTAAAATACTTTCCTCGGTAAAAGTTGGAGTTGTGCTTCTAAATATGCTGTATGCCTCCGCAGCCAGTTTCTCAATTTCTTGCAGAATGTTTTCCTGCACTTCTTTTACGTTTGTCTTCTGATTCTTATGATGGGAAATGTCAATGGCCAAGTTCCTAATCTCAGTGATGATTTCATCAGTAAATCCACTAGCAGACACTTCTTTATCTGTTTTTGGTGTGTGTTCACTCACTTGAGCAGCTTCAGTTTCAACGGGCGAGCTACTTGAAGTAAGGAAAGGGACGTAGAAGTCTTCCCCCCTATAATTTAGCCAAGTATTTTCATTTAActtaagaacaaaacataacCCTTCAAGCTTTCCATCCAGAGAGAATAATCCAAACGATCCAGTTCCATCGTCTTTTCGCTGCAGAATGTTCATATGCATAAACACTTAGATAATGTCACTGATAGAATCAGAAAATATTCTAATAGGAAGGTTAAACAAAAGATTTGaatgaaaacatgaaaatgatCTCTAGGTGCCCAAAAAATATCTGAAAGCAGCCGCAAAGATATAGTGACAGCATCACGTAGTAAAGGTATGACGGCCATGTCTTATAGGATGCAAAAATAAAGAACCAGATGCATTCTGTTGCAAACCACCCTAATGCTAAGTTAAAAAACCAGGCATGCACAACCTGAAAATTGCTTGGACAGATGCCAATATGGCAGGTGCTAACCAAAAACTAATTTGAATCTCACAGACTAAAATTAGAGAGACACAATACATGTGATTCTCGCCAGATTTTCAAATCTACACATGCGAATCTTGCCAAGGAACATACTTCTAGACGTACCTGTAAACGAGTTCGTAATGCCTTGTTCTTAAACAACAATGTTTCTTCGGGGTAAGGTTCAGATGGAATTTCCCATCTTTTGCTGCCGTTTTTGCAAACTCCCCAGTGGACAGTAACATCACCCGGTAAATCGGTTTCAATTGATACAATGTTCTTAGATGTTTCAGGGCATTTCCTTGCAGTGACACTGACTGAGTTATCATCGGCAACACGTTTACTAATTGGCATCTCCTCGTAAAACTCTTGAAGACCTTTCCTTTCTATCGTAGAATCGGATGAGCTATTGCTCTCTTTTTCAACTTCTGCACCAGATTTCTCTTGTTTGAGAGGTATGTTTGAAAGCTGCCCAATGGCACCTAGAGATTCAAGAGAAGCAAGTCTCGATCAGTTTGAAGATTCAAGAAAGTAACTTGAAAAAGAATAGTTCTACATTAAAAAGTAAAGGAATGCTTAAGTATAAGAATGAAAAACCTACAGTCCGGATAACAGTGGTAGATATAAAAAATCCTGGCCACTTACCAAACCCTTTCTTTGCTCCGATCAAATTTCCGTTATCAGGAACATCATCCACAAGAGGAACCTTAAAATCTCTCCCTTTGTGCTGATACCATGCCCCAGTTTCTTCGTCCTGGAAAACAAACAGTCCCAAATAAATGCACAATACAACTAAGGGCAAACGAATAACCATCTTTATCTAGCAAAGGGTTAAGAAAGAGAaccttcaaaacaaaattgagagcTGCTACTGAGCTTTCCAGATTCAGATTAATAGTAACTTCAAAATCTCCTTCGGATAACTTCTCCAAAGGTGTCTCTATAGCATAGTCCTGATACAAGATAAAACTAAAAGTGTTACAActatccaaaaccaaaagtgAAAATGCCGAGTAGTACCTTGATGGCAAAtgaaccaggaggtctcatatCTTCCGGAGGTTGATCCCATTCACTGTAAAATTCAAAGTAGAGAACATCAAGGGAATAAAATTTTCCCCATTAGTCCATTACTATAATGAggataccaaaaacaaaaggtagAAAGGAAAAGGAAAGGACCTTCCAGTATCACCCACATATGAAACTCCCCAATGCAAAATCCATTTCCCAGGAATACTACATCCAACACTCAGCTCCCAATCATTCTCTTTAACTTGTTTCAATCGTACATAAATCTTTCCTTCTGCCTACCATTCcaaaatcgaaatcaaaatccatatatatcatcaaaaacacacacacacacacaaaccaaaACCTATGATATTTAACCTCGTCGATCCACAAATCAATCAATCGATTCGATTCAACTAACAACAGCAAATGTGAGTAAGATACGGGGGATTGAGAACACCTTGTCGATTCGCTGAACAGGGAAATTTTCCTTGAAAACTACATCATCCGATTCCGATTGAGAGGTTTCCACGACGGC from Camelina sativa cultivar DH55 chromosome 7, Cs, whole genome shotgun sequence includes the following:
- the LOC104701627 gene encoding alpha-amylase 3, chloroplastic, which produces MSTVPIESLLHHSHLRHSSRTYRGTRSFSPCSLNLRSRFTSSNKQLVLNSSIGSATSALGFRSSNSVAVRASSSDTAVVETSQSESDDVVFKENFPVQRIDKAEGKIYVRLKQVKENDWELSVGCSIPGKWILHWGVSYVGDTGSEWDQPPEDMRPPGSFAIKDYAIETPLEKLSEGDFEVTINLNLESSVAALNFVLKDEETGAWYQHKGRDFKVPLVDDVPDNGNLIGAKKGFGAIGQLSNIPLKQEKSGAEVEKESNSSSDSTIERKGLQEFYEEMPISKRVADDNSVSVTARKCPETSKNIVSIETDLPGDVTVHWGVCKNGSKRWEIPSEPYPEETLLFKNKALRTRLQRKDDGTGSFGLFSLDGKLEGLCFVLKLNENTWLNYRGEDFYVPFLTSSSSPVETEAAQVSEHTPKTDKEVSASGFTDEIITEIRNLAIDISHHKNQKTNVKEVQENILQEIEKLAAEAYSIFRSTTPTFTEESILESEDEKPEIKISSGTGSGFEILCQGFNWESHKSGRWYLELQEKAKELASLGFTVLWLPPPTESVSPEGYMPKDLYNLNSRYGTIDELKDTVRKFHKVGIKVLGDAVLNHRCAHFKNQNGVWNLFGGRLNWDDRAVVADDPHFQGRGNKSSGDNFHAAPNIDHSQDFVRKDIKEWLCWMREEVGYDGWRLDFVRGFWGGYVKDYMDASKPYFAVGEYWDSLSYTYGEMDYNQDAHRQRIVDWINATSGAAGAFDVTTKGILHAALQKCEYWRLSDPKGKPPGVVGWWPSRAVTFIENHDTGSTQGHWRFPEGKEMQGYAYILTHPGTPAVFFDHIFSDYHSEIASLLSLRNRQKLHCRSEVNIDKSERDVYAAIIDDKVAMKIGPGHYEPPNGSKNWSVAVEGRDYKVWESS